The Agromyces marinus genome window below encodes:
- a CDS encoding VWA domain-containing protein, whose product MGRHSVATPAKTPSRRFILSIIAAVAVVGVVGSGVYLWVGGHLNPILAAAEMPVCDEIEALEIVADTSIAEPVAELAADFDADPDRCVETEVRAQDSADTAAEIAAGTIAADAWVPDSSVWLDRTAATAASLGLGAPNATAGASIATSPVVFAVPATDAQAVAAEPVSWARILNGTLPAMLPDPEASAASLAGLTALKGQSSPEDPRQFAGAMIALSKSIPASADAAMTSVFSTSTPTVVLTSEAKVAAHNSDATAEPLVAAYPAEGTVALDYPFVRIGDVDSANLDDLEAALGRAADLFLEAGFRAPDGTGEVDAPGITPTAPPAQTELDSAAQIELLRSWGVLTLRSRMLAAIDVSGSMEEPAENGLRRIDIFQQAAGGAMSKFSGEVELGVWAFSTARNGDLDYEDLAPIAPLADAGHTQQIQQIIATLPARLGGATGLYDTTLAAYQRVQETYDPDKVNSVLVITDGKNEDENGISLEQLLAEIEKLQDPARPVAIIMVGFGPDTDLDAMKQIAQATKGGAYSANKPEDLGTVLVDALSQRTCRPNCG is encoded by the coding sequence GTGGGACGACACAGCGTTGCGACTCCGGCGAAGACGCCGAGCCGCCGGTTCATCCTGTCCATCATCGCGGCCGTCGCGGTCGTCGGAGTGGTCGGGTCCGGCGTCTACCTCTGGGTCGGCGGCCACCTGAACCCGATTCTCGCGGCGGCCGAGATGCCCGTGTGCGACGAGATCGAGGCACTCGAGATCGTCGCCGACACCTCGATCGCCGAACCGGTCGCCGAGCTCGCCGCCGACTTCGACGCCGACCCGGACCGGTGCGTCGAGACCGAGGTGCGCGCGCAGGACTCGGCCGACACCGCCGCGGAGATCGCGGCCGGAACGATCGCGGCCGATGCATGGGTGCCCGACTCGAGCGTGTGGCTCGACCGCACGGCGGCGACCGCGGCCTCGCTCGGCCTCGGCGCGCCGAACGCGACCGCCGGCGCCTCGATCGCGACCTCGCCCGTCGTGTTCGCCGTCCCGGCCACCGACGCCCAGGCGGTCGCCGCCGAGCCGGTCAGCTGGGCCCGGATCCTGAACGGCACGCTTCCGGCGATGCTGCCCGACCCCGAGGCATCCGCTGCGAGCCTCGCCGGGCTCACCGCGCTGAAGGGCCAGTCCTCGCCCGAGGACCCGCGTCAGTTCGCCGGCGCGATGATCGCCCTGAGCAAGTCGATCCCCGCGAGTGCGGATGCCGCCATGACGAGCGTCTTCTCGACGAGCACGCCGACCGTGGTGCTCACGAGCGAGGCGAAGGTCGCCGCCCACAACTCCGACGCGACGGCGGAACCGCTCGTCGCCGCGTACCCCGCCGAGGGCACGGTGGCCCTCGACTACCCGTTCGTCCGGATCGGCGACGTCGACTCGGCCAACCTCGACGACCTCGAAGCGGCGCTCGGCCGGGCCGCCGACCTGTTCCTCGAGGCCGGGTTCCGTGCACCGGACGGCACCGGCGAGGTCGACGCGCCCGGCATCACGCCGACCGCGCCCCCCGCGCAGACCGAACTCGACAGCGCCGCGCAGATCGAACTGCTCCGCTCGTGGGGCGTGCTCACCCTCCGCTCGCGCATGCTCGCGGCGATCGACGTGTCGGGCTCGATGGAGGAGCCCGCGGAGAACGGGCTGCGCCGCATCGACATCTTCCAGCAGGCCGCGGGCGGCGCGATGTCGAAGTTCTCGGGCGAGGTCGAACTCGGCGTGTGGGCGTTCTCGACCGCGCGCAACGGCGACCTCGACTACGAGGACCTCGCGCCGATCGCGCCGCTGGCCGACGCCGGGCACACGCAGCAGATCCAGCAGATCATCGCGACCCTGCCCGCACGCCTCGGCGGGGCGACCGGCCTCTACGACACCACGCTCGCGGCCTACCAGCGCGTGCAGGAGACCTACGACCCCGACAAGGTCAACTCGGTCCTGGTCATCACCGACGGCAAGAACGAGGACGAGAACGGCATCAGCCTCGAGCAGCTGCTCGCCGAGATCGAGAAGCTCCAGGACCCGGCCCGGCCGGTCGCCATCATCATGGTCGGCTTCGGACCCGACACCGACCTCGACGCGATGAAGCAGATCGCGCAGGCGACCAAGGGCGGGGCGTACTCCGCGAACAAGCCCGAAGACCTCGGAACCGTGCTCGTCGACGCGCTCTCGCAGCGCACCTGCCGGCCGAACTGCGGCTGA
- a CDS encoding RNA polymerase sigma factor gives MTTASTAAAEDDPTRPEVAMPEPEDADAPRPAPAADAAWFDAVVRSHATALVKYFARRGPRQDAEDLAADVFATAWRRRDDVPREAVLPWLYRTAGFVLANHRRKLVDLPVEVVPEHGRGRVDQDPELSALFDEELRGALAAVGERDRRILLLHAWEGLDGGELAQVLGISRSGADAALSRARSRLRSAWGERMTF, from the coding sequence GTGACGACCGCCAGCACCGCCGCCGCCGAGGACGACCCGACGCGCCCGGAGGTCGCGATGCCCGAGCCCGAGGATGCCGACGCCCCGAGGCCCGCGCCCGCCGCCGACGCCGCCTGGTTCGATGCCGTCGTGCGCTCGCACGCGACCGCGCTCGTGAAGTACTTCGCGCGCCGCGGACCGCGCCAGGACGCCGAGGACCTCGCCGCCGACGTGTTCGCGACCGCGTGGCGGCGTCGCGACGACGTGCCGCGCGAGGCCGTGCTGCCGTGGCTGTACCGCACCGCGGGCTTCGTGCTCGCCAACCATCGCCGCAAGCTCGTCGACCTTCCCGTGGAGGTGGTCCCCGAGCACGGGCGCGGCCGGGTCGACCAGGATCCGGAGCTCAGCGCCCTGTTCGACGAGGAGCTGCGCGGCGCGCTCGCCGCGGTGGGCGAGCGGGATCGTCGCATCCTGCTCCTGCACGCGTGGGAGGGCCTCGATGGAGGGGAACTCGCGCAGGTGCTCGGCATATCCCGTTCGGGGGCGGATGCCGCGCTCTCGCGCGCCCGTTCGCGACTGCGCTCCGCGTGGGGCGAGCGGATGACGTTCTAG
- a CDS encoding Fpg/Nei family DNA glycosylase yields MPEMPEVEALAGFLAERTTGHAIRSARVAAIAALKTFDPPLHEVEGRVVTGVTRHGKFLDLTLGSAAPTAADAELHLVFHLARAGWLRWYDVLPTSVVRPGRSPIALRVALDDGSGFDLTEAGTKKSLAVSLVREPGDVPGVARLGPDPMGPAFTLDRFAELLDGRRTRIKGVLRDQNLLAGIGNAYSDEILHAAKMSPYKIAATLDRPEVERLYDAMRTTLAEALAVASGKPAAELKDAKRRHLNVHGRTGQPCPVCGDTIRQVEFHDSTFQYCPTCQTGGTPLADRVRSRLVK; encoded by the coding sequence GTGCCCGAGATGCCGGAGGTCGAGGCGCTGGCGGGGTTCCTCGCCGAGCGCACCACCGGGCATGCGATCAGGTCGGCGCGCGTCGCGGCGATCGCCGCACTGAAGACGTTCGACCCGCCGCTCCACGAGGTGGAGGGGCGCGTCGTCACGGGCGTGACGCGGCATGGCAAGTTCCTCGACCTGACCCTCGGGTCGGCGGCTCCAACAGCCGCCGACGCCGAGCTGCACCTCGTGTTCCACCTCGCGCGGGCCGGCTGGCTGCGCTGGTACGACGTGCTGCCCACGAGCGTCGTCCGCCCCGGTCGATCGCCGATCGCGCTGCGGGTCGCGCTCGACGACGGGTCGGGTTTCGACCTCACCGAGGCCGGCACGAAGAAGTCGCTCGCCGTCTCGCTGGTCCGCGAACCGGGCGACGTGCCCGGCGTCGCCCGGCTCGGCCCCGACCCAATGGGGCCGGCGTTCACGCTCGACCGGTTCGCGGAACTCCTCGACGGTCGCAGGACCCGCATCAAGGGCGTGCTGCGCGACCAGAACCTGCTCGCCGGCATCGGCAACGCGTACTCGGACGAGATCCTGCACGCCGCGAAGATGTCGCCGTACAAGATCGCGGCGACCCTCGACCGGCCGGAGGTCGAACGCCTCTACGACGCGATGCGCACCACGCTCGCCGAGGCGCTCGCCGTGGCATCCGGCAAGCCCGCGGCTGAGTTGAAAGACGCCAAGCGCCGCCACCTGAACGTGCACGGGCGCACCGGGCAGCCGTGCCCCGTGTGCGGCGACACCATCCGCCAGGTCGAGTTCCACGACTCGACGTTCCAGTACTGCCCCACCTGCCAGACCGGCGGCACCCCGCTCGCGGATCGGGTGCGGTCCCGCCTGGTCAAATGA
- a CDS encoding MarR family winged helix-turn-helix transcriptional regulator has translation MDDPLELDRQLCFALAATSREVIRIYRPSLDPLGLTHPQYLVMLALWEQSPLRLRELADRLHLEPATASPLIGRLEASGLVTRRRSSSDERAVDIALTDEGAALRERATAVPGEVVARLGHPVARLERLRDELTALLVAAHRAS, from the coding sequence ATGGACGACCCGCTCGAACTCGATCGACAGCTGTGCTTCGCGCTCGCCGCGACGAGCCGCGAGGTCATCCGCATCTACCGCCCGTCGCTCGACCCGCTCGGCCTGACCCACCCCCAGTACCTCGTGATGCTCGCGCTCTGGGAGCAGAGCCCGCTCAGGCTGCGCGAACTCGCCGACCGGCTCCACCTCGAGCCCGCGACGGCGAGCCCGCTCATCGGCCGCCTCGAAGCCTCGGGCCTCGTGACCCGGCGGCGCAGCTCCAGCGACGAACGGGCGGTCGACATCGCGCTCACCGACGAGGGCGCGGCGCTGCGCGAGCGCGCGACCGCGGTCCCGGGAGAGGTCGTCGCACGCCTCGGCCACCCCGTCGCACGCCTCGAACGACTCCGCGACGAACTGACCGCACTGCTCGTGGCCGCGCACCGCGCGAGCTGA
- a CDS encoding 1-acyl-sn-glycerol-3-phosphate acyltransferase has protein sequence MLRRLVARTYWACSRWTLSGERAPDRPSVLIGAPHTSNWDFVLMLAISWWYGIDIRWLGKKSLFSGWRGPLMRKLGGIPVDRADPSRVVGEVVERIRAGEVFGLVVTPDGTRGGNEYWKSGFYRIARETGMPVTLGFVDRTTMTTGLGPTFELTGDVPADMDRIRAFYADKSGLRPELRTEPRLRDERA, from the coding sequence ATGCTCCGACGTCTCGTCGCCCGAACCTACTGGGCCTGCAGCAGGTGGACCCTCTCGGGCGAACGGGCACCCGATCGCCCGTCGGTGCTCATCGGCGCCCCGCACACCTCGAACTGGGACTTCGTGCTCATGCTCGCCATCTCCTGGTGGTACGGCATCGACATCCGCTGGCTCGGCAAGAAGAGCCTGTTCAGCGGATGGCGCGGGCCACTCATGCGCAAGCTCGGCGGCATCCCCGTCGACCGTGCCGACCCGAGTCGCGTCGTCGGCGAGGTCGTCGAGCGCATCCGCGCGGGCGAGGTCTTCGGCCTCGTCGTCACACCCGACGGCACGCGCGGCGGGAACGAGTACTGGAAGTCCGGCTTCTACCGCATCGCCCGCGAGACCGGGATGCCGGTCACCCTCGGGTTCGTCGACCGCACGACCATGACCACGGGCCTCGGCCCGACGTTCGAGCTCACGGGCGACGTGCCCGCCGACATGGACCGCATCCGCGCCTTCTACGCCGACAAGTCCGGCCTCCGACCCGAGCTGCGCACCGAACCGCGACTGCGAGACGAGCGCGCCTGA